The Sinorhizobium sp. B11 genomic interval AATAACGGTCGGCTCGTAAAAAAAGCCGGGACCGCCGATCGGCTTGCCGCCGGTCAGGACCTGTGCGCCCGCCTTGACGGCATCGTCGACCTGTCTCTGGACATTGTCGCGGATATCGGAACGGGCAAGCGGCCCAAGCTTTGTTTCAGCCTTCATGGGGTCGCCGACCTGAATGCGCTTGACCGCATCGACGAAGGCGGCGGTGAAACGCTCGGCGATAGACGCATGGACGAAGATCCGCTTGGCGGCGATGCAGCTCTGGGCATTGTTCGAATAGCGCGACACCACCGCCATCTGCACGGCCTTGTCGAAATCCGCATCATCGAAGACGACGAAGGGATCCGAGCCGCCAAGTTCCAGCACGACCTTCTTGCCAAGCGAACCCGCCTGCTCGGCAACGGCCCGGCCGGCTGCCGTGCTGCCGGTAACTGTGACGGCCGCAATCCTGGGATCGGCGATAACGGCCGGGGCGCGCTTGCGATCGATCACAAGGTTGGAATAGAGGCCCCGCGGCGCGCCGGCATCGAGGATCAGCTTCTCGATTGCCGCTGCGGATCCCTGCACCGTTTCGGCATGCTTGACGATGACGGTATTGCCGATGAGGGCCGCCGGAATGAAGAAGCGCAACACCTGCCAGAAAGGCAGGTTCCACGGCATGATGCCGAAGATCGGGCCGATCGACTGATAGACGATCTTGGCCGGCGTGCCGGCGATCGGCTCGTCACTGACATAGGCAAGGCCATCGCTTGCGAAATGCCTTGCGCCAAAGGCGGATTTCTTGATCTCCCCCTGCGCCTCGGCGAAAGGCTTGCCCATTTCCGCGACGATCAGGGCGGCATATTCGTCAACGCGCTGCTCTAGACGGTCGGCCAGCCGGTTCAGGAATGCCGCCCGGTCCTGCAGCGACGTGGCGGACCATTGTTTCCAGGTCTCATGCGAGCGCTGGAGGATCGCTTCGACTTCATGGTCGCTGTGCTCCTCGTAGGTTCCGATCAATTGGCCATCGGTTGGATTGTAGGACAGGAAGCCCATCTAAATCTCCTCTTGTTTAGCAGGCAGGTATTGGGTCGAGGAGGCATCAGCCGCCTCCTTGAAGCAGAGAGAAACCGGCGGCAAAGCAGAGTGTGACTGCGCCGAACGCGGAGAGCTCACGCCGCCAGGGGAATACGCTTTCGAGCGCCATCCAGGCCGACAATGCCGCCATCCAGACCATGTTCGTGACGCCGCCTGCGAGCTGCAGGAGGACCATCGTGATACAGCAGGCCGCCCGGCACGCGACCCGGCCTCGCATGATATCGCGCAGCAGGAGCAGGACCGCGCACGCGAGCACGGCCGGCACAAAAACCGGCGCGATGAAACGGCCGCTATCGTCGAGAAGGCGTGCCGATCGAAACATCCATTCGCCGAATGCACCTACAAGCGCGACGGTCACAAGCATAGGGATCGACGAGAACACATCCGTCACGATCCGTTTCTCGCCACCCGCAAACCGCTCACGGTTCAGCGCGCGGGCCAGAAAGGCGGCGGGCGCCGTCATCGCGACCATCATGGCCAACCATGAAAGCGCAAGCTCCGGTAGGCCACCGGCAGCGTCGGGGGACAGTCTGCCGGTTCGACAGATGACCTCGCCGAATGTTTGCGGCATGTAGGAGAGGACGGCCCAGGCGGAGAGACCTGATAGCAGCATGCCGTAGTTGGCAGCGGTCCGGCTTGTCTCCTGTCTTGTCATTGCCATAATCCCTGACATCTTGAGGGCGTTGGGGCGGGAGGCCGGCAGCGGATACCGCCGGCCTTCACCTGGTCTCAGCAGCAGCAGCTTCCCCCGCCCTGCCCAGCCAGCACGCTCGCCTTGTTGATGACGGGCGGCAGATTGTTCGAGGGGTTGACCGGAAAGAAGCCTGCCGGCGCCAGCGAGAAGCCGCAGGAAATGCAGGGCTGAACCGGGAAATCTTCCGCGCGCACGACATGGTGCAGGCCGAAACTGTGCCAGAGCACGATGTCGGTATTCTCGACATTGCGGTCCTGTTTCACCAGCTCGGCAAGACCATCGCTACCGTCGGAATTGGCGACGAACTCGCCTCCCGGATAGCGCTCGTTCTCGTTGAACGGCGTCACCCAGATATGATTGCGGATGAAATTGGAGCGGATACCCGACGGGCCGTCCTCCTGGATCATCGGTGTGACGCAGTTCGGCGCATGCAGCTTGTAGGCCACGGGCTTGCCGACATGGTTCAGCTTGTTTGGGTTGACCACCTTCCAGCTGCGATGCGTGGACAGATCGGCCCTGCGAGCGGCAGCAAGCTCGGTCTTCAGGACCGTGTCGACGGCATGGAAGGCGTTTCCATAGGGATTGCTCTCGCTATAGGGCTCCATGTAGGAATTGGTTTCGACGACGCTGTTGCCGCTACCATCGACCGCCATATCCAACCGGGCGCAGAAAATATGCTGGTGGATCGGCGCGCCGAGGCCGGGCTGGATTTCCGTCGAATATTTGTCCGGCTGGCCGGGATGGCAGGCATTGGTGTTGACGATGCCCGTCGCCTTCATCTCGAATTCGATCTCGCCAGCCTGATCGAGATACCAGTATTGGGCATATTCATAGTTGCCGACGGTGCAGATGCTGGAGATGACGAGCTTGCGGCCGCGATGGAGGACCGTGCGGCCCGTGCGGAAATCCCAGTGTTTCCAGAGAATGCCTGCGTCTTCCTCGTGGATGCAGACCGCCTTCTCGATAGTGACGACCTCGCCGTTGAGGCCATTCACATGTGCGTCGAGATACTGGATCTGACCGAGGCAGTCGCAACCAAGGCGAAGCGAATTGGTGAGCTTGCCGAAGCCATATTCACCGACGTCGAAAATATTCTGCCGGGCGTGACCATAGAGCGGCGATCCATAGGGAACGACGAGTTCGGCCACCGCGGCGCGGCGCACGACCGAACGTCCGTCATAGCGGATATCGTGAAGCACCAGCCCTTCGCGCGGCGTAAAGCCGATGGCAAGCGTCCACTTGTCCCAGGAGATCGCGTGATCCTTGATGGTGAAGCTCACGCCATCGGGCTGGACGACGTCGAGCGGTTTCAGGGGTGCGGCTGGAGCCGGCAGGAATTCCGGATCGTAATCATAGCGCGTCATCGGGATCGGCGGGTGATCCGGATAATCGTCGACACGCAGAACCTCGCCGGTCTTCACATCGATGACAGCATTCAGCCCTTCGATCGGATGGGCGTAATAATTGCCGAACTCATGGACGCGCAGCCAAGAGAAGGTATGCGAGATCAGCCGGCCCTCCTCATCCTCGTGACCGAAATTGCCGCCCGACCAGGAATCGACGATGACGCCGGTCATGTCGGCGATGCCACGCTTGCGGCAGGCTTCGATGAAGCGCGGATCGTTCTTGACGTTGACCTCCACGCTCATCATCTGCTCGACCATGAAGCCTGCGCGCGCGGTCGGAAAATGCTTGCGGCGGATGATCGCGTTGTCAGCAATCGAGACGATCAGTTGCCAGACGCCGCGCACCTCGAGATGGTTGACGTTGACGTGGGCCTCGCGCGGCAGCGGCGCGCCATCGAGATAGGCACGATATTCGGCCGGCGTCGGCTCGCGCAGGTCGATGTTTTCGAAGAGAACGCCAGGGCCAACCTCGGGATCCGCCTTCACGGTCGCGACAACCACATTGATCTCATCGGGGCTCAACGGTTTCAGCGCCTGCAGATGCTCCGGCGGCGGCGGTGCGGCGGCGGGTTTCAGGTTGGCGGGATTGACGGTCTCATTCATCGTTCTGTCCTCGAATTCATGGCCCGGAGGCTCTGCCTCCGGCGGTCTCAGGCGGGAAGTGGCGGGCCTTCGCGGCCCGCTCCTGTCGTGAGCATCAGCGCTAGCTACTGGCGCAGCGTCGTCCAGATGCGGTCATAGGCACGGGTCGCCTTTTCCTCGCAGGCCGGCGCAAAGACGATCTTCAAATCCTCCGGCGGATTAAACTCCGGCGAATCTCCCGTTTCCTTCGGCAGGAACTTGTCTGAGCCGGTCACGGCGCTTTGATAGCCGGTCGATTTCTGCTGCAGGGCAATGTTTTCGGGATCCATCAGGAAGTTCAGGAACTTCTTGGCGTTCTCGACATTGGGCGCACCCTTCGGCACAGCGACATTATCCATCCAGCCGATGACGCCCTCCTTCGGGAAGACATATTTGACCGTCGGCTTCTGCAGCCGCGAGGCGAGCGCCTTGCCCGACCATTGCTCATGCATCACGGTCTCGCCTGAGACCTGCCGCTCGGTCGTACCGTCAGAATTATAGACCTTCACGAAAGGCTTCTGCGCTTCGAGCAGCGCATTGACGGCGTTAAGATCGGCCGGATTGCTGTTGCACTGGTCCTTGCCGAGATAGAGGAGCGCAAGCGACATGACTTCGGATGGAGAACCGAACATACCGATCTTGCCCTTCAGGTCATCGGAAGGTTCAAACAACGCCTTCAGGCTGTCGGTCGGCCCCTTGTAGGTGGCGGTATCGACGGAATAGGACGTCGTCCCCCAGACCCAGGGCACGGTGAATTCGGCCTTCGGATCCCAGGGGCGCTTCTGCCACTTCGGATCGAGATTCCTAAAGTTCGGCATTCCGGCCACATCGACCTTCTCGAACAGGCCCTGCTTGACGAAGATCGGCACGAAGTCGTTGGAAATGATCATCACGTCGTAACCAGCAGCCCCCGAGCTTATCTTGGCGAGCGCCGTCTCGTTGGAGTCATAGGTGTCGATCGTCACCTTGATGCCGGTTTCGGCCTCGAACTTCTTGACCATCTCTTCGGACGTGTAATCCGTCCAGTTGTAGATATGCAGGACGCCGGCGTCAGCGCAGGCGATAGCCGGTGCGACGATGGCAAGCAGACTGGCTGTGGCCAGCATCCTCTTTGCGTTTTTCATGTTCACCCTCTTCATTATGATTGTTTGTTGTTCTGGCTGTTTCGCCCAAGCAGCAGCGCGCCGGTGACGAGCACGAGCGAGATGCCGAGCAGGATTGTTGAGATGGCATTGACCTCCGGCGTCACACCGAGGCGCATCATGCCGTAGACATAGACGGGCAGCGTGGTCGATCCGGCGCCCGACACCATCAGGCTGATCAGGAAGTCATCCAGCGAGACGACGAAGGCCATCAGGGCGCCGGCGAAGATTGCCGGCAGCAGCAGCGGAAAAGTGACATACCGGAACAGCTGCCATTCGCTGGCATAGAGATCCCGCGCCGCCTCTTCGAGACGCGTGCCGAGATCGCGCAATCGCGCCTGGATCGGCAGCAGGGCGAAGGGAATGCAAAAAACCGTATGGGCGATAATCAGGTTCAAAAGCCCGTTGGTCATGCCGAGCGCCGAAAAGAAAATCAGCGTCATGATCGCGACGATGATTTCGGGAACGATCAGGGGGAGCGCGATCAAGGAGGTAACTAGACCGCGCGCCCCCTTCAGGTCACCGCGCTCGAGGGCGATAGCCCCGGCCGTTGCAATCACTGTGGAGGCGATTGTCGCGGCAATGGCGATGATGATGCTGTTGAAGGCGGCATGCCTGATATCCTCGTTGGCCGCCACCTCGCCGAACCAGCGCAGGCTGAAGCCGGACCAGACGGTCACTAGTTGATTGGCATTGAAGGCGTAGACGACAAGGATAACCAGCGGCAGATAGAGAAAGACCAGGATGACGGTCGTGAAGGCGCCGAGGCCCGGTGTGTGGCGCCAGTCGAACGGTCGCGACGCTCTCATAGCCGTGCCTCCTCGGCTTTTTTCGAGCGGCTGACGAAGATTGCCAGAACGGCAATCGTCACCAGGATCGAAAGTGCGGCGCCAAACGGCCAGTTGCGCGAGGAGGTAAACTGCATCTGCACCAGGCTGCCGATCAGGAGCTTCTTGCCGCCGCCGAGCAAATCGGGCGCGAGGAACGAGCCGAGTGAGGGCGCAAAGACGAGGCTTGCGCCGACGAGTGCCCCGGGTCTTGCAAGCGGCCAGATGACGCGGGCAAAGACCGCGCCTCTGTTGGCATAGAGATCGTAAGCAGCCTCGATCAGGCGCGGATCGATACGTTCAAGCGTCGAATAGATCGGCAAGACCATGAAGGGCAGGAATGTATAGACCAGCCCGAGCAGGATGGACGCGTCATTGTAGAGCAGCGGCAACGGTGTCGAGATCACGCCCGCCGCCTTCAGGAGCCCGTTCGCCAATCCTTCGTCGCGCAGGATCAGAACCCAGCAATAGGTTCTGATCAGCGTATTGATCCAGAATGGCAGGGTGACCAGAAATAGCAGCGTGCGGCGGCGGTTCTCATCCTGGCAGACGAGATACCAGGCGACTGGAAAGCCGAGGATCAGGCAGATCGCCGTCGTCAGACCGGCCAGGTAGACCGAACGCAGGATGATGATGACGTAGCTCCAGGAAAAGACGAGCGTGTCGTCGAAATCCCGCTGGAACAGGAATTGGACATAGGCGTCCACCGTCAACGGCATGTCGACGCCCCCATAGGGATTGGCGGTCATGAAGGAATAGGCGACGGCAACCAGGAGCGGCACGACCATGAAGGTGCCGATCATCAGGACAGCGGGAGCTGCGAGCGTCAGGGTGCGCTGTGCATTCATGCTGCCCTCCCCTAGTTCGCCAGATGCCGTTCGGCATCGCTCGGCCAGTCGAGGATGACGGGCTGACCGGCATCGAGGCCAGAGATGGACTGCCGGCTTCGGCTTCGCAGACGCTCGCCATTGTCGAGCGTGATCTCGTAAAGCGTATCCAGACCAAGATAGGTGATGGAGGTGATCGTGCCGCGGATCTTGCCGGGCAAACCGCTCGCCAGCATTGAAAGCGCGATCCGTTCCGGCCGCACAGCAACCATGATATCGCTGCCGTGACCGACGACGGCCCCCGGCAAGACATTGGATTCACCGATGAAGTCGGCAACGAAGCGGCTTTTCGGGTTGTCGTAGATTTCCCGCGGCGCGCCCATCTGCAGGACACGGCCCGCCGACATGACAGCGATACGGTCGGACATGGCGAGCGCCTCTTCCTGGTCATGCGTCACAAGGATGAAGGTGATGCCGGTTTCCTGTTGCAGTCGCTTCAGCTCGCCCTGCATCTCCCTGCGCAATTTCAGATCGAGAGCGCTGAGCGGTTCGTCGAGGAGCAGAACCTTCGGGCGCGGCGCAAGCGCTCTGGCGAGCGCCACGCGCTGCTGCTGTCCGCCCGAGAGTTGGCCCGGCAGGCGCGAGGCCATGCTTTCAAGCCGCACCAGCCTCAATGCTTCGGCGACACGGGCCTCGCGATCGGATTTGACCACCTTCTGCATCCGCAACCCGAAGGCGACGTTCTCGGCCACCGTCATATGCGGGAATAGCGCATAACTCTGGAAAACCGTGTTCACAGGGCGCTTTTGCGGTGGCAATGCCGAGCTGTCGGCCCCTTCAATCAGCACGGTTCCAGCGCTCGGAAAGTCGAAGCCAGCAATAATTCTCAAAAGTGTTGTTTTACCGCAGCCGGAGGGACCGAGCAGCGTGAAGAATTCGCGGTCACGAATCCGCATGGACACGTCGTCCAGAGCCGTGAATGCCTCCGCCCCTTTTGCGAGGAACGATTTTGAGACGTTTTCGATGCTGATCATCGCTTGCAAGACGGCCTCGCATTACCACCAAATAACTAGTTAGTTACAAGCTATCAGCGGGAAATTTGCATTGTCAAGTTGAGTGTTTCACTTTTATTTTCGATCCATCGTCACATGAAAAAACGCGTCGAAAGTCGAGGCTAGAGATTCAAGCATCTGATTTTTCTTGATTATTTTCTGATGTTTTCTTCTACCGACACCATTTCAGATTTCCATAGCACAACCAATAGTTAAGCGTCGCCAACCTCGCAAGAAGGTGACGTTCGGGTCAGGTGTGGCGATCATGCGACAGAACTTACCTGTCTGTGAGATTGAACTTCATTGATGTCGCCCCGGTTCTTCGTTCACCCTTAATGCTCCCGAAAACGCCTTGTGCGCGGCCGGCTGATCCAGCTCTTCGGCGTCTTCGAGCCCAGACGGAGTTTCATTTTTCATCCGCCATAGGCAGAAAGATAACACAACACTTTTTATTTAAAAGGATTTTGATAAAGATCAGCCTGATGATAAGAATGCGCCCATGAATCTGCGCCTTGACCGCGAAGGCGTGCTACCCGGCACGAACCTCCTTCAGACCCGCACGCTCAACAGACGGGCCGTTTTCGATGCGGTGCGCCGCAGCGGACCGATTACGCGCACCGAGCTCGCTCAATCGATTGGCCTGACTGTTCAGGCTATTTCCAATATTGCCGCCGAGCTTGAGGAAGCCGGCCTCATCCGGCAGGAGGGCCGACGCTCGGGGCAGCGCGGTCAGCCGGCGGTCGAGCTGTCGCTTAATCCGAAGGGCGGATACACCATTGGACTGAGCCTTGCCCATCAGCGCATCACCGGACTTCTCGTAGACCTGACCGGTAGTGTGGTGGCAAGCGAAACAAGGCCGCTGCCAGAGCGAGATCCGGCAAACACGGCAGATGCTCTCGGCGAACTCGCGCTGCGCCTGCTGGTGGCCGGCGAAATTGAACGCCAGCAGGTATGGGGCGTTGGTTGCAGCGTACCCGGAACTGTCGAGAACGGCACCTTCTGGTACGATAAGGTTCAGGAAGGTGACGACTGGACGAAATTTCCACTGACCGCGCGACTGGAGGATCTGACCGGTATCAAAACCTTCGTGGAAAACGATGCCACGGTTGCCGCCATTGGCGAGCGGCTTTACGGGATTGGCCGATCGGTTCGTTCCTTTTTCTACCTGCATTTCAACCTGGGCATCGGAGGGGGCCTCGTTCTCGACGGCCAGCATTACCGTGGTGCTTTCGGCGGAGCCGGTGAGATCGGTCACCTGATCGTCAAGCCGGGCGGCAGGTTGTGCGCCTGCGGAAGCCGTGGCTGCCTGGAGCAATATGTTTCCTTCTACGCGGCAGCTGAGACCATCTGCGGTCCGACCCGAACGCCGGATGAGGTTTCGTCAGAAGAACTCGTGGCCTGCATGCTGGACGATGATCCGCGATTGACCGCCTGGCTGCGCGAGGCGGCGCACTACCTGCGTATTGCCATCCGCAATATAGAAGCCATGTTCGACCCGGATACCGTGGTCATTGGCGGTGGCTTGCCGGCCGAGATATTGGACCGGCTCATCGACGCAACTTCACCGCTTCTGCCTGCCATGATCCACCGACATGCAAGCCCGCATCCCCGATTGATGCGCGCCGAACACAGCTCGGAGCTTCCGGCTCTGGGGGCAGCGGCGTTACCGATCGCCATCGCTCTGCAACCCGGCGTCTCTGCCGTCAACGCGACCACTTCCTCTCCGGCGGGGATTGACAATCCTGCCCTGCTGACACTCGGCATCGATCTCGGCCGGCGGTGAAATCTCGTCACCCGCCTGGACGCTTGTCGAACACCCTACTCGGCTGGAGTCCCAAGTGTCGTTGAGCTGTTCCGCGACGGAAGCATCACGCTTCTTTCGCCCCCGGGGCACCCGCCCGGAAGCCAATCTCTGACGGTTCATCCGGAGAACACCGAATACGTGATCCTCTCCGGCGACGTGATCCACCTGGGAGACAACTTCGAATGCGATATCGTTCCGAAGCCGATGTGGACAAGTCAGAGTCCTTCGCCTCCATGGAGCGCGTCATAGCATTCATGACGAAATCCCGTGCAGAGCTCTTCATCAACCACGACAAGCAACAGACAGGTACGTGGAAGCTCCTGCCGGACTACTACGATTGGTGAGCCAAGGGCCCTGTAGCCTGCGCTGGGCAGTGGTACCGCCGCCGAACTAGAAGGTGGCGGCGGTTTTCAGGCCGAACACGTAGACGTCGTCGTTCTCGCTCGTTCCGCCGGGATGGTGGATATATTGCAGATTGGGGCGGACGAGCAGGCCGTTCGTCGGTCGATATGTGTAATACAGCTCGGCAGCGTATTCGGATCCACCCGGATTATTGGGAGCGAACGCACGACTGTTGACGTGCGTCGTGCCTACGGCAAGGCCGATATCATCCTCGGGACGGGAATCGAACAATCCCTTGTAGACAAGCCCTGCAGCGACCTGATGGTCGGTGACAGATGTCCGCTTGTCTGCAAAGACCGCATTCAGAAAGAGACTGAGGTTTTCGCTTACCTGCTGCTGGAAGGTCAGGTACGCACCGTAGCGGCCCCGGTGCTGTTGCGCGGGAAGCCCGGTCAGTTCGAAAGGATCACCGTTGATGTCCCGGGAAACGTCATCGGCACTCGAGGTGTCATACCAGGCACCAACCTTGTAGCTGCCCGGCAGGGCACCGTTCGCGAACTGAGGAAGCCAGCCGATCTCGACGGGTATCAACGCTCCGGTCGAGTGGCTGAAGAAGACGGGCAGCACCTGATCGTCTACCCCGAGATATTTGGGGTTAACATCATACACGCCCACCTGGAAGTAACCGAAACCGTTGATATTGATCTTGGCTCGCGTCGCCCACTGGCTGATGGGCCAATTGAAGATGTAGTTACCGACAAGATTCCCGAGATCGGATCCACAGAACGTGAGATTTTGAAAGTCGCAGGGGAATGCTGCAAAGTCCTCGTTCACTGGAATTCGCCCGATCTTCCAATCGATAAGACCGTTCGCGAACTGCTGCTCGTACCAGAAGTCCGTCAGCCGGATGGTCTGACCGCGCCCAAAGACTTCCTGAACTTGCTGGAGGGTGCCGAGAAGTGCGTCATCACTCAGGTTGCGCCCGGTACGCTGCGTCAGCGTCACTTGGAACTTTGCATCCGGGACGCCAAGCAACCGATCGAGGTCGAAGGTCACTCCGGCGGTATACTGGTCGGCATACCTGGCCTTGGTTTCTATGCCTCCGCCCGGATTGACGGCAAACTCCCCGACGTAGCCAAACTGAAAATCGATGCCCCGGTCGCGAAGGTCGGTGCGAGCGCCATTCCAGTCGCCGAACAGCCACTGTTCGGGCTCGCTGGCAACCGCCTTGGGCTGAGAAGCTGGAGGAAATCGCGTCTCCGGCGTGCGCGAGGGAAGAACAGTCCAATGCAATGAGCATGATAGCCGCTCCCACCGTCCTTGCATGACGCACTTCGATATCCTCCAATTAGACACGCGTCCCCTCAGCCTTGCGAGGTCGCGACTGAAAACAAAATTTGCGTCCCGATTCGGGGCGGGTCGATTTTACAATGGTGTCGCTTAACGCAGCCGATGGGCTTGGTCGAGCATTTTACGAAGGTGCTTGGGCTCTTCACGCCTGCCTGGAACAGACCTAAAAGTTGGCGGCCTCCAGTGCACCGTCAGCCGCGACTGACTTGCCGGAATTGTACAAGGATTCGCTGCTTGCGATCAAATGTCTTTGGCCACATTCCACATCGGAGTTTGACCGCCGGGATAGAAGACGGCGTCGAAGTCGTCGGGAGGGGCGTCTTCGAGCAGTCTTGTCGTCGCGAAGATCTCCTGGGCGGCGGGATCCTTCTTGATTCCTGAATGTCAGTCCGAACACGAGCGGCTGGGAACGCCGCAGATAGTGGCGGGACGCCTCCAGCAGGAGAGACTGGGTGGCCCCTATGATCCAGCCAACCCCATGCTTGTATGATTCGGTACATTGCAAATCAGGGGCCTGGCGGCGTGGAGGTGGCAGGACATGATGATGGGCGGTGGCTATGGAGCGCAGCAAAGATCTTCGCCTCGTCTCCCACGTCAACGTGAGGAATATCTCCCAATCGCATATTGAACTGCCGATGCTCCGAGAACTCCAATGGCGATCGGAACATACAAAGTCGCGGGCGCAGCAGTGAATTCAACGGCAATCAACATGGCCGTGAGGGGCATGGCCATGGAGCATGATAGGAAAGCGGCGGCGCCTACGAGCGCGACGGCCCCAAGATCGATATTGGGAAGCCATTGGTTCCAGAAGGCCCCTATCATTATGGCGAGAAGAGCTCCTATCGAGAGCCCAGGGGTTAAAAGGCCGCCTCTGGCTCCAGCTCGCAGGACTATCGTGACGCTCAATAATTTGGCGAGAACGAGGGGCGCCGCGAGGCCAAGCGTCAGATTGTCGGTGAACGCGAGCTCTGCAAGTCCCTTGCCGTTGCCAAGCAATTGCGGAAATATCATCGATAGAGCGCCGACAACCACAAATGCGATCAAGGAGCCGGCCACCTGCCGGAGGCCAGTCGCTGCGCGAGCCGAACAGCCGCTAGTCCACCGCCTGAAGAAAACGCCTGCGCCACCGACCAGTGGGCCGACGATAAGGCTGATCAATAACAAGCAGCCATTCGATGTGAAATAGGGTATCGGATATTGCACTTCGTTACCCAGGCCCAGCCGGGAAACATATGCCGCAACGAAACAGCTCAACAGCGCTGCCACGACGATCTTTAGCTCAACACGTCTGAGAAGCACCTCCATGACGAAGATGATAGCTGCCAGCGGAACGTTATAGACCGCGGCCAGACCTGCACCTGAACCACATGCCACCAGAATGCGCAGTTCGTCAGCAGGAGCGCCGAAAAGCGCGCAGATCCTTTGTGCGAAAAGAGCGCCATATTCCCTTGGTGCAACTTCTCTCCCGAGCGGTGACCCCAGTGCTACGGTCACGATCTGGAGAAGGCCATGGACGAGGGTTTCACCGACGGGCATCGGTCGTAATGCCTTGCCGACGGCCGCGGTCACCGAAACCAAAGGGCGTCCGTATCTGGCAAGGACCGGCCAACCCACCCCCGCAACCAGCCCGCATAGGCCGAGCATGGTCAGCCGTCGAAAGGGAGATGCGTTCGACACGCCTTGAAGGAAGCTCTCGGGACTGATGACGGCTTGCAGACTGTATCCATAGGCGAGATGCTGTATCCAATGCAGGATCAGGGCCAGTGACAGGCCTCCGATCCCGGCAGCGATACCGGTGAGTATTGCGAGCGCGCCCATTCGCAGGGCGGCCTCGGCATCTGGTCTGCCAAAGGAAGGCCATCGCCGTAGATGGTCGCCACCCGTGGCCACACTCTCTCGTGGTGCATGAGACATGACGAGATGCCCTGGTCCGTTTCCCAGAATTCCTCTGGCTGGCTTCGTCTTGATGCCGCCGCAAATCTTTCGGTCAGGCATGGAAAAGCAGTCACTTGAAACAAGGCGGGACGAATCATCGCCCTTTCTCAAGTACTTCGCTCTTGGTTACGTCTACTGGCAGACGCGAACACTCTCGTTATGCCAGCCGCCGTCGTAGGAATTCGGAACCTGTCGATTTTCGTACCAGCAACGCGGCGCTGGCTGCGGATCAATGTAGCGGGGACCGTTGTTAGCGCCCGCGATCGCGCCACCAAGCAGACCTCCGATCACACCAGCGGCAATTCCTCCCGCTATCGCTGCGCCGTTGCCGTGGTGATGATGCCATTGCGGTTGATCGTCATAGTAGGGCCGGCGCCATTCCTGCGCCGATGC includes:
- a CDS encoding NAD-dependent succinate-semialdehyde dehydrogenase, encoding MGFLSYNPTDGQLIGTYEEHSDHEVEAILQRSHETWKQWSATSLQDRAAFLNRLADRLEQRVDEYAALIVAEMGKPFAEAQGEIKKSAFGARHFASDGLAYVSDEPIAGTPAKIVYQSIGPIFGIMPWNLPFWQVLRFFIPAALIGNTVIVKHAETVQGSAAAIEKLILDAGAPRGLYSNLVIDRKRAPAVIADPRIAAVTVTGSTAAGRAVAEQAGSLGKKVVLELGGSDPFVVFDDADFDKAVQMAVVSRYSNNAQSCIAAKRIFVHASIAERFTAAFVDAVKRIQVGDPMKAETKLGPLARSDIRDNVQRQVDDAVKAGAQVLTGGKPIGGPGFFYEPTVIVGLPKNAAVAREEFFGPVAMLYSFKDEDEAVALANDTEYGLGAAVWSGNPDRAERVASRIEAGAVFINDFVRSDPRAPFGGVKGSGFGRELGGLGARELANAKLVWKGA
- a CDS encoding DUF2182 domain-containing protein; its protein translation is MTRQETSRTAANYGMLLSGLSAWAVLSYMPQTFGEVICRTGRLSPDAAGGLPELALSWLAMMVAMTAPAAFLARALNRERFAGGEKRIVTDVFSSIPMLVTVALVGAFGEWMFRSARLLDDSGRFIAPVFVPAVLACAVLLLLRDIMRGRVACRAACCITMVLLQLAGGVTNMVWMAALSAWMALESVFPWRRELSAFGAVTLCFAAGFSLLQGGG
- a CDS encoding primary-amine oxidase, with protein sequence MNETVNPANLKPAAAPPPPEHLQALKPLSPDEINVVVATVKADPEVGPGVLFENIDLREPTPAEYRAYLDGAPLPREAHVNVNHLEVRGVWQLIVSIADNAIIRRKHFPTARAGFMVEQMMSVEVNVKNDPRFIEACRKRGIADMTGVIVDSWSGGNFGHEDEEGRLISHTFSWLRVHEFGNYYAHPIEGLNAVIDVKTGEVLRVDDYPDHPPIPMTRYDYDPEFLPAPAAPLKPLDVVQPDGVSFTIKDHAISWDKWTLAIGFTPREGLVLHDIRYDGRSVVRRAAVAELVVPYGSPLYGHARQNIFDVGEYGFGKLTNSLRLGCDCLGQIQYLDAHVNGLNGEVVTIEKAVCIHEEDAGILWKHWDFRTGRTVLHRGRKLVISSICTVGNYEYAQYWYLDQAGEIEFEMKATGIVNTNACHPGQPDKYSTEIQPGLGAPIHQHIFCARLDMAVDGSGNSVVETNSYMEPYSESNPYGNAFHAVDTVLKTELAAARRADLSTHRSWKVVNPNKLNHVGKPVAYKLHAPNCVTPMIQEDGPSGIRSNFIRNHIWVTPFNENERYPGGEFVANSDGSDGLAELVKQDRNVENTDIVLWHSFGLHHVVRAEDFPVQPCISCGFSLAPAGFFPVNPSNNLPPVINKASVLAGQGGGSCCC
- a CDS encoding extracellular solute-binding protein — its product is MKNAKRMLATASLLAIVAPAIACADAGVLHIYNWTDYTSEEMVKKFEAETGIKVTIDTYDSNETALAKISSGAAGYDVMIISNDFVPIFVKQGLFEKVDVAGMPNFRNLDPKWQKRPWDPKAEFTVPWVWGTTSYSVDTATYKGPTDSLKALFEPSDDLKGKIGMFGSPSEVMSLALLYLGKDQCNSNPADLNAVNALLEAQKPFVKVYNSDGTTERQVSGETVMHEQWSGKALASRLQKPTVKYVFPKEGVIGWMDNVAVPKGAPNVENAKKFLNFLMDPENIALQQKSTGYQSAVTGSDKFLPKETGDSPEFNPPEDLKIVFAPACEEKATRAYDRIWTTLRQ
- a CDS encoding ABC transporter permease, with product MRASRPFDWRHTPGLGAFTTVILVFLYLPLVILVVYAFNANQLVTVWSGFSLRWFGEVAANEDIRHAAFNSIIIAIAATIASTVIATAGAIALERGDLKGARGLVTSLIALPLIVPEIIVAIMTLIFFSALGMTNGLLNLIIAHTVFCIPFALLPIQARLRDLGTRLEEAARDLYASEWQLFRYVTFPLLLPAIFAGALMAFVVSLDDFLISLMVSGAGSTTLPVYVYGMMRLGVTPEVNAISTILLGISLVLVTGALLLGRNSQNNKQS
- a CDS encoding ABC transporter permease, with protein sequence MNAQRTLTLAAPAVLMIGTFMVVPLLVAVAYSFMTANPYGGVDMPLTVDAYVQFLFQRDFDDTLVFSWSYVIIILRSVYLAGLTTAICLILGFPVAWYLVCQDENRRRTLLFLVTLPFWINTLIRTYCWVLILRDEGLANGLLKAAGVISTPLPLLYNDASILLGLVYTFLPFMVLPIYSTLERIDPRLIEAAYDLYANRGAVFARVIWPLARPGALVGASLVFAPSLGSFLAPDLLGGGKKLLIGSLVQMQFTSSRNWPFGAALSILVTIAVLAIFVSRSKKAEEARL